One region of Candidatus Hydrogenedentota bacterium genomic DNA includes:
- a CDS encoding glycoside hydrolase family 32 protein codes for MREDSHRTRYHFQPLKHWMNDPNGLIQWQGEYHLFYQHNPGGALWGNMHWGHAVSKDLYHWEHLPLALAPTPGGCDAMGVFSGCAVDNNGEPVLMYTGIAPEVQCIANGDAAMRSFEKFAGNPVIAHPPEGMDVTGFRDPCVWREEDGWRCVIGSGIAREGGAALLYRSPDLREWEYLHPLLTGKEDKSGAMWECPSFFPLGGKHVLLVSALGTVLYFVGAYLDGRLAVEHAGRLDHGPAYYAAQTFQDAGGRRIAFAWLRESRSDAAQEAAGWSGVQSLPRVLTLGSDGVVLAEPARELEPLRKNGEHREGVLLKVGDELALDVVTGRQFELHARIEARERGRAGFVVCASPERAERTLVYYDCAAKELCIDTRGSSLSGEVATGLYRAPLGMCPGETVDLRVFVDGSVVEAFSGGRAWVTARTYPERENSVGVWAYAEEAEGRMKTLDAWPLTVS; via the coding sequence ATGCGCGAAGATTCCCACCGGACACGGTATCACTTCCAGCCGTTGAAGCACTGGATGAACGATCCCAACGGACTTATCCAGTGGCAGGGTGAATACCATCTCTTTTACCAGCACAATCCCGGCGGAGCACTGTGGGGCAACATGCATTGGGGCCATGCGGTCAGCAAGGACCTGTATCATTGGGAACACTTGCCGCTTGCCCTGGCGCCCACTCCCGGAGGTTGCGATGCGATGGGGGTCTTCTCGGGTTGCGCCGTAGACAACAATGGCGAGCCGGTCCTGATGTATACGGGCATCGCCCCCGAGGTCCAGTGCATTGCCAACGGGGACGCGGCCATGCGCAGCTTCGAGAAATTCGCCGGGAACCCGGTAATCGCGCATCCGCCTGAAGGCATGGATGTCACGGGATTTCGAGATCCGTGCGTATGGCGCGAGGAAGACGGCTGGCGCTGCGTCATCGGGTCAGGGATCGCCCGGGAGGGCGGGGCTGCGCTTCTGTACCGGTCGCCCGACCTTCGTGAGTGGGAGTACCTGCATCCTCTGCTGACCGGAAAAGAAGACAAGAGCGGCGCAATGTGGGAATGCCCGAGTTTCTTTCCTCTGGGGGGCAAACATGTTCTGCTCGTCTCGGCGCTGGGCACGGTGCTCTATTTCGTTGGGGCGTATTTGGACGGGCGCCTCGCCGTGGAGCACGCCGGCCGGCTGGATCATGGTCCGGCATATTACGCGGCGCAAACGTTTCAGGATGCGGGAGGGCGGCGGATCGCGTTCGCGTGGCTGCGGGAAAGCCGCAGCGACGCCGCCCAGGAAGCGGCGGGCTGGTCGGGCGTGCAATCGCTTCCGCGCGTGTTGACCCTGGGTTCTGACGGCGTGGTGCTGGCGGAACCTGCCCGCGAGCTGGAGCCGCTCCGCAAAAACGGCGAGCACCGGGAAGGGGTGTTGCTCAAAGTCGGCGACGAGCTTGCGTTGGATGTTGTCACCGGCCGCCAGTTTGAGTTGCACGCCAGGATCGAGGCACGTGAGCGGGGCCGCGCGGGATTTGTGGTGTGCGCCTCGCCCGAGCGGGCCGAGCGAACGCTGGTCTATTACGATTGTGCTGCAAAGGAGCTGTGCATTGACACGCGCGGCTCGAGCCTGAGCGGCGAAGTTGCCACAGGCCTGTACCGGGCGCCGCTTGGAATGTGTCCGGGAGAAACCGTGGACCTGCGAGTCTTCGTGGACGGGTCAGTCGTCGAGGCGTTCTCGGGCGGTCGCGCGTGGGTGACGGCGCGCACCTACCCCGAACGTGAGAACAGTGTGGGCGTATGGGCGTATGCGGAAGAAGCTGAGGGCCGGATGAAAACGCTCGATGCGTGGCCGCTGACGGTGAGCTGA
- the gdhA gene encoding NADP-specific glutamate dehydrogenase: MSYVTDVLELVKKRNPGEPEFHQAVQEVLESLDPVLTRHPEYQENRILERLTEPERVIMFRVPWLDDRNNVQIHRGFRIEFNSAIGPYKGGLRFHPTVYLGILKFLAFEQVFKNSLTTLPMGGGKGGSDFDPKGKSDQEVMRFCQSFMTELQRHIGPDTDVPAGDIGVGGREIGYLFGQYKRLRNEFTGVLTGKGLNWGGSLIRPEATGYGAVYFAQNMLATTGEDLSGKACTVSGSGNVAQYTVEKLNQLGAKPVSLSDSNGTIYDPAGISAEKLAFVMELKNIRRGRIKDYTDKFRGAEYRDGVRPWDIKCDCAFPSATQNEIDGNDARTLVKNGCKVVSEGANMPTNLEGTKVFLEKGVLFGPGKAANAGGVAVSGLEMAQNSQHTRWTREEVDARLQEIMHAVHDQAYQAAEEYGFAGNYVVGANIAGFVKVADAMLDQGVV; the protein is encoded by the coding sequence GTGTCTTACGTAACCGATGTTCTCGAACTTGTGAAGAAGCGCAATCCTGGAGAGCCTGAGTTTCATCAGGCCGTACAGGAAGTTCTCGAGTCGCTTGACCCGGTGCTCACCCGCCATCCGGAATACCAGGAGAACCGGATTCTGGAACGCTTGACGGAACCGGAGCGGGTGATTATGTTTCGTGTGCCGTGGCTGGATGACCGGAACAACGTGCAGATACACCGTGGTTTCCGCATTGAATTCAACAGCGCCATTGGCCCGTACAAAGGCGGTCTGCGCTTCCATCCCACCGTGTATCTGGGCATTCTGAAATTCCTCGCATTCGAGCAAGTCTTCAAGAATTCGCTGACCACGCTCCCGATGGGCGGCGGAAAAGGCGGCTCGGACTTCGATCCCAAGGGCAAGTCGGACCAGGAGGTGATGCGTTTTTGCCAGTCGTTCATGACGGAGCTGCAACGCCACATTGGCCCCGATACCGATGTGCCGGCGGGCGATATTGGTGTTGGCGGGCGCGAGATCGGGTACCTTTTCGGCCAGTACAAGCGTCTCCGGAACGAATTCACGGGAGTTCTGACCGGGAAAGGCCTGAATTGGGGCGGCTCGCTCATTCGGCCGGAGGCCACGGGATACGGCGCGGTCTATTTTGCGCAAAATATGCTCGCAACGACGGGCGAAGACTTGAGCGGCAAGGCATGCACGGTGTCGGGGTCGGGCAACGTTGCCCAGTATACAGTCGAGAAACTCAATCAGCTCGGCGCGAAACCAGTATCGTTAAGTGACTCGAATGGCACCATTTACGACCCCGCTGGGATCTCGGCCGAGAAGTTGGCGTTCGTGATGGAGTTGAAGAATATCCGGCGCGGGCGCATCAAGGACTATACCGACAAGTTCCGCGGGGCGGAGTACCGCGACGGTGTGCGGCCCTGGGACATCAAATGCGATTGCGCGTTCCCGAGTGCGACCCAGAACGAGATCGATGGGAACGATGCCAGGACTTTGGTCAAGAACGGCTGCAAGGTGGTATCGGAGGGGGCAAACATGCCCACGAACCTCGAAGGGACCAAGGTTTTTCTTGAGAAGGGCGTCCTGTTTGGTCCGGGCAAGGCGGCAAATGCGGGCGGCGTGGCGGTTTCTGGACTCGAGATGGCGCAAAACTCTCAGCATACGCGCTGGACGCGAGAAGAAGTTGACGCGCGGCTGCAGGAGATCATGCATGCCGTTCACGACCAGGCTTACCAAGCCGCGGAGGAATACGGCTTCGCGGGGAACTACGTTGTGGGCGCGAACATCGCCGGGTTCGTCAAGGTTGCGGATGCAATGCTCGACCAAGGTGTTGTATAG